From a region of the Xyrauchen texanus isolate HMW12.3.18 chromosome 47, RBS_HiC_50CHRs, whole genome shotgun sequence genome:
- the LOC127639270 gene encoding solute carrier family 35 member E3-like, producing the protein MATRLYDLFGNSRIIAGLLVNMLSSICIVFINKWIYVHYGFPNMTLTLVHFVVTWLGLYICQKMDIFSPKSFRPSKIILLALSFCGFVAFTNLSLQNNTIGTYQLAKVMTTPVIIVIQTVYYRKTFSTKIKLTLVPITLGVMLNSYYDVKFSLLGMVFATLGVFVTSLYQVWVGTKQHELQVNSMQLLYYQAPMSSAFLLFLVPFFEPITGDGGIFGPWSFQAQGMVFLSGVIAFLVNLSIYWIIGNTSPVTYNMFGHFKFCITLLGGYVLFQDPLSLNQGLGILCTLTGILAYTHFKLAEQEEGKSRLTQRP; encoded by the exons ATGGCGACTCGACTCTATGATCTGTTCGGAAACAGTCGGATTATTGCAGGACTGCTGGTCAATATGCTGTCTTCTATCTGCATAGTGTTCATCAACAAATGGATCTATGTGCACTATGGCTTTCCCAATATGACATTGACTCTCGTTCATTTCGTGGTGACATGGCTGGGGCTGTACATTTGTCAGAAGATGGACATATTCTCTCCCAAGAGTTTCAGACCCTCTAAAATCATCCTGCTGGCTTTGAGTTTCTGTGGCTTTGTTGCATTCACCAATCTTTCTCTGCAAAACAACACTATAGGAACATATCAGCTGGCCAAGGTCATGACAACACCTGTGATTATAGTCATACAGACCGTGTACTACAGAAAGACATTTTCCACAAAGATCAAACTCACTCTA GTGCCAATCACACTAGGGGTCATGCTGAACTCTTACTATGATGTCAAGTTCAGTCTTCTAGGTATGGTCTTTGCCACACTAGGAGTCTTTGTCACTTCACTGTATCAAGTG TGGGTTGGCACCAAACAGCATGAGCTGCAGGTGAACTCTATGCAGTTACTGTATTATCAGGCACCCATGTCTTCGGCATTTCTCTTATTCCTGGTGCCATTCTTTGAACCGATCACTGGAGATGGTGGCATCTTCGGCCCCTGGTCATTCCAGGCTCAG ggaATGGTCTTTCTATCTGGAGTTATCGCCTTTCTGGTCAACTTGTCCATATACTGGATCATTGGGAACACGTCACCTGTTAC CTACAACATGTTTGGACACTTCAAGTTCTGCATCACATTACTGGGTGGGTATGTGCTCTTTCAGGACCCCTTGTCTTTAAATCAAGGTTTGGGCATCCTCTGCACCCTCACTGGCATCCTGGCATACACTCACTTCAAACTTGCAGAGCAGGAGGAGGGCAAAAGCAGGCTCACTCAAAGGCCATAG